A region from the Hypericibacter adhaerens genome encodes:
- a CDS encoding NADPH:quinone oxidoreductase family protein, which produces MRVVEARAWGGLDQLALGERPDPAVTEPDQVLIEVAAAGLNFADSLIIAGKYQERPLPPFVPGFEVAGRVLAVGAQVRRVKQGDRVMAVLDQGGYAEQALAREADCFPIPPQMDFATAAAFAIAYGTSHIALDERAALEPGERLLVLGASGGVGLTAVEIGKAMGATVIACAGGPEKLAIARAHGADHLIDYKTETLRQRVKEICDGGGVDVVYDPVGGDLFDQALKCTNWGGRLLIVGFAGGGVPQIPANYLLVKNLAALGIYWGSYRRKQPALVETSFHKLFAWHREGKLKPLISNRFDLAEAATALELLTSRRATGKVVLITGRG; this is translated from the coding sequence ATGCGCGTGGTGGAAGCGCGCGCCTGGGGCGGGCTCGACCAGCTGGCGCTCGGCGAGCGGCCGGACCCGGCCGTCACCGAACCCGACCAGGTCCTGATCGAGGTCGCCGCCGCCGGGCTCAATTTCGCCGATTCACTGATCATCGCCGGCAAATACCAGGAGCGGCCGCTGCCGCCTTTCGTGCCGGGCTTCGAGGTGGCGGGACGGGTGCTTGCCGTCGGCGCCCAGGTGCGCCGGGTGAAACAAGGCGATCGCGTGATGGCGGTGCTGGACCAGGGCGGCTATGCGGAACAGGCGCTGGCGCGCGAGGCCGACTGCTTCCCGATCCCGCCGCAGATGGATTTCGCCACGGCCGCCGCCTTCGCCATCGCCTATGGCACCTCGCATATCGCGCTCGACGAGCGCGCGGCGCTCGAGCCCGGCGAACGGTTGCTGGTGCTGGGTGCCTCGGGCGGCGTCGGGCTCACCGCGGTCGAGATCGGCAAGGCGATGGGGGCCACCGTGATCGCCTGCGCCGGGGGACCCGAGAAGCTCGCCATCGCCAGGGCCCATGGCGCCGATCATCTGATCGACTACAAGACCGAGACGCTGCGCCAGCGCGTCAAGGAGATCTGCGACGGCGGCGGCGTCGATGTGGTCTATGACCCGGTCGGCGGCGATCTCTTCGACCAGGCGCTCAAATGCACCAACTGGGGCGGCCGCCTTCTCATCGTCGGTTTCGCCGGCGGCGGCGTGCCGCAGATCCCGGCCAATTATCTGCTGGTGAAGAACCTGGCGGCGCTGGGGATCTATTGGGGGTCCTACCGGCGCAAGCAGCCGGCGCTGGTCGAGACCTCCTTCCACAAGCTCTTCGCCTGGCATCGCGAGGGCAAGCTCAAGCCGCTGATCTCGAACCGCTTCGATCTGGCCGAGGCCGCGACCGCGCTCGAGCTCCTGACCTCGCGGCGCGCCACCGGCAAGGTGGTGCTCATCACGGGCCGCGGCTGA
- a CDS encoding class I SAM-dependent methyltransferase, which produces MSEDRVRDQYEAYPYPPRDPRDEAKRLIEGSPSHRLEIDHYVFAGRRDWREPFKALVAGGGTGDGLVMLAQQLADIGCPAEIHYLDLSHASRNIAEARIRARELTSVTFHHAAIESLPRLGLGRFDYIDCCGVLHHLADPAAGLRILAQSLSLEGGIGLMVYGELGRSGVYPMQELLRMLGGGDPAERRIETAKRLLRQLPATNLFARNPALGDHLRAGDAGIHDLLLHARDRAYRVGELIAMIDAAGLAPTALIEPWRYDPASYLADPKLLAPLNAMDRWRRAEAAELLAGNLKIHIAYAVPKTRAAAAVAMPDPTAVPILKGAPGIEIARGLKPGGRLTVAADGFETRFPTGAGMGPILAAINGRRSLAEIEALLAGQDSKRWTPAHFAAEFAQTYRLFNSLNRLFLRHTGPPA; this is translated from the coding sequence ATGAGCGAGGATCGCGTCCGCGACCAGTACGAGGCCTATCCCTATCCGCCGCGCGATCCGCGCGACGAGGCGAAGCGGCTGATCGAGGGCTCGCCCAGCCATCGCCTCGAGATCGATCATTATGTCTTCGCCGGGCGCCGCGACTGGCGCGAACCGTTCAAGGCGCTCGTCGCCGGCGGCGGCACGGGCGACGGGCTCGTCATGCTGGCGCAGCAGCTCGCCGACATCGGCTGCCCGGCCGAGATCCATTATCTCGATCTGAGCCACGCCTCGCGCAACATCGCCGAGGCACGCATCCGCGCGCGCGAGCTGACCAGCGTGACCTTCCATCACGCCGCCATCGAGAGCCTGCCGCGGCTGGGGCTGGGGCGCTTCGACTATATCGATTGCTGCGGCGTGCTCCATCACCTCGCCGATCCCGCCGCGGGCCTGCGCATCCTGGCACAGTCGCTGTCGCTCGAGGGCGGCATCGGCCTCATGGTCTATGGCGAGCTCGGACGCTCGGGCGTCTATCCGATGCAGGAACTGCTGCGGATGCTGGGCGGCGGCGACCCGGCCGAGCGGCGCATCGAGACGGCGAAGCGGTTGCTGCGCCAATTGCCCGCGACCAATCTCTTCGCGCGCAACCCCGCGCTGGGCGATCACTTACGCGCCGGCGATGCGGGGATCCACGACTTGCTGCTGCACGCGCGCGACCGCGCCTATCGCGTCGGCGAGCTCATCGCCATGATCGACGCGGCCGGGCTGGCGCCGACCGCGCTGATCGAGCCCTGGCGCTACGATCCCGCGAGCTATCTCGCCGACCCGAAGCTGCTGGCACCCTTGAACGCGATGGACCGCTGGCGACGCGCCGAGGCCGCCGAGCTCCTGGCCGGCAATCTCAAGATCCACATCGCCTATGCCGTGCCGAAGACGCGCGCTGCCGCCGCGGTGGCCATGCCCGACCCGACGGCGGTGCCGATCCTCAAAGGTGCGCCCGGCATCGAGATCGCGCGCGGGCTCAAGCCCGGCGGCCGGCTCACGGTGGCGGCCGACGGATTCGAGACCCGGTTCCCGACCGGCGCGGGCATGGGGCCGATCCTGGCGGCGATCAACGGGCGGCGCAGCCTGGCCGAGATCGAGGCCCTGCTCGCGGGCCAGGATTCCAAGCGCTGGACGCCTGCCCATTTCGCGGCCGAGTTTGCCCAAACCTATCGGCTTTTTAATTCGCTGAACCGGTTGTTCCTCAGGCATACCGGCCCGCCGGCTTGA
- a CDS encoding class I SAM-dependent methyltransferase has translation MSSHLLTWLKLWIRNPLRLGAIAPSSRELALAMARLVPIDGLGPVVELGGGTGVVTRGLLETGIAPDDLIVIERDPTLHALLRKQFPAVHVILGDATDLSHILAPMNLPPVRAVVSGLPLLSMSKPVQRKIVEEALKVMGQGGPLIQFTYGPFSPIARRHFGLVGRVAERVFANLPPASVWEYWQSRPV, from the coding sequence ATGTCGTCCCATCTCCTCACCTGGCTCAAGCTCTGGATTCGCAATCCGCTCCGGCTGGGCGCCATCGCACCCTCGAGCCGCGAGCTCGCTCTCGCCATGGCCCGGCTGGTGCCGATCGACGGCCTGGGGCCGGTGGTGGAGCTCGGCGGCGGCACCGGCGTCGTCACGCGCGGGTTGCTCGAGACCGGCATCGCGCCCGATGACCTGATCGTGATCGAGCGCGATCCCACGCTCCATGCGCTGCTGCGCAAGCAGTTTCCTGCCGTGCATGTGATTCTCGGCGACGCCACCGATCTGTCGCACATCCTGGCGCCGATGAATCTGCCGCCGGTGCGCGCCGTGGTGTCGGGCCTGCCGCTGCTCTCCATGAGCAAGCCCGTGCAGCGCAAGATCGTCGAGGAAGCGCTCAAGGTGATGGGCCAGGGCGGGCCGCTGATCCAGTTCACCTACGGCCCCTTCTCCCCGATCGCGCGTCGCCATTTCGGCCTGGTGGGCCGCGTCGCCGAGCGCGTCTTCGCTAACCTGCCGCCCGCGAGCGTCTGGGAATATTGGCAGAGCCGGCCGGTTTAG
- a CDS encoding DinB family protein: MADLPYFRRLARYNRWANRRLYSACAELSPADWAAPRAGFFPSLQKTLNHILVGDRVWLSRFEQVELVHRRLDELPYPEFSALRPAREAEDERIVTYTETLDPDRLDSDLRYRNMAGEAQLTPLRWAIAHFFNHQAHHRGQAHAMLSGTRLTPPSLDMIMFLREELPAA, translated from the coding sequence GTGGCAGACCTCCCCTACTTCCGCCGGCTGGCCCGCTATAATCGCTGGGCCAACCGGCGGCTTTATTCTGCCTGCGCGGAACTCTCGCCCGCCGACTGGGCGGCTCCGCGGGCCGGCTTCTTCCCCTCCCTGCAGAAGACCCTCAATCACATCCTGGTCGGCGACCGGGTGTGGCTCTCCCGATTCGAGCAGGTCGAGCTGGTGCATCGGCGCCTCGACGAGCTGCCCTATCCGGAATTTTCTGCGTTGAGACCTGCGCGCGAGGCCGAGGACGAGCGGATTGTCACCTATACAGAGACCCTGGATCCTGACCGCCTCGACAGCGATCTGCGTTACCGCAACATGGCCGGCGAAGCCCAGCTGACGCCGCTGCGTTGGGCGATCGCGCATTTCTTCAACCACCAGGCCCACCATCGCGGCCAGGCCCACGCGATGCTCTCGGGCACGCGGCTTACGCCGCCCTCGCTCGACATGATCATGTTCCTGAGAGAAGAGCTGCCGGCGGCGTGA
- a CDS encoding DUF1127 domain-containing protein, producing the protein MTESLECRVGLEDGRNQSRSLSLKNKTLSLKTAGDWLVRVTDALLAWQYRAHERSHLMTLDDRMLRDIGLARADVENEAGKPFWRP; encoded by the coding sequence ATGACCGAATCTCTAGAGTGCCGGGTGGGGCTCGAGGATGGTCGCAATCAGTCCCGTTCCCTTTCCCTGAAGAACAAAACCCTGTCCTTGAAGACGGCGGGCGACTGGCTGGTCCGCGTGACCGACGCCCTCCTGGCCTGGCAGTACCGGGCCCATGAGCGCTCCCACCTGATGACCCTGGACGACCGCATGTTGCGCGATATCGGGCTCGCGCGGGCCGATGTGGAGAACGAGGCTGGCAAGCCCTTCTGGCGTCCCTGA
- a CDS encoding transcriptional regulator GcvA encodes MAERLPPLKSIQYFSVAARLLSFSRAADELHVTHSAVSHQIKALEEWLGVRLFRRANRQVILTDAGQAYLKPVMEAFDRLGEASRQLKRRESAGPLTVSTLPSFAAKWLVPRLRTFRQEYPDIDVRITASEKLVDFARDDIDLAVRYGRGNWPGLVVDKLMRHDWFPVCSPALLTGTPPLQKPEDLANHTLLIDYDWREDAWGGWLAAAGVGHIRPNRTLAFNYSNLMIQAAIDGLGVALSPGALVSDDLAAGRLIRPFKTSLPTDYGYFLVAPPGAFERPKLAAFRDWIRREAAAAIGP; translated from the coding sequence ATGGCCGAGCGGCTTCCCCCTTTGAAATCGATCCAGTATTTCTCGGTGGCCGCCCGCCTCCTCTCCTTCAGCCGGGCCGCCGACGAGCTGCATGTGACGCACAGCGCCGTCAGCCACCAGATCAAGGCGCTCGAGGAATGGCTGGGCGTGCGGCTGTTCCGGCGCGCCAACCGCCAGGTGATCCTGACCGACGCGGGCCAGGCCTATCTGAAGCCGGTGATGGAGGCTTTCGACCGGCTGGGCGAGGCTTCGCGCCAGCTCAAGCGGCGCGAGAGCGCAGGGCCGCTCACGGTGAGCACGCTGCCTTCCTTCGCGGCGAAATGGCTGGTGCCGCGCCTGCGCACCTTCCGCCAGGAATATCCCGACATCGATGTGCGCATCACGGCGAGCGAGAAGCTGGTCGATTTCGCGCGCGACGATATCGATCTCGCGGTGCGCTATGGGCGCGGCAACTGGCCGGGCCTCGTGGTCGACAAGCTGATGCGCCATGACTGGTTCCCGGTCTGCAGCCCGGCGCTCCTGACCGGCACCCCGCCGCTGCAGAAACCCGAGGACCTCGCCAACCACACGCTGCTGATCGATTACGACTGGCGCGAGGATGCCTGGGGCGGCTGGCTCGCCGCGGCCGGCGTCGGCCATATCCGCCCCAACCGCACGCTCGCCTTCAACTATTCGAACCTGATGATCCAGGCCGCGATCGACGGGCTGGGCGTGGCGCTCTCGCCGGGTGCGCTCGTCAGCGACGATCTCGCGGCGGGCCGGCTGATCCGGCCTTTCAAGACCAGCCTGCCGACCGACTACGGTTATTTCCTGGTGGCGCCGCCCGGCGCCTTCGAGCGCCCGAAGCTCGCGGCCTTCCGCGACTGGATCCGGCGCGAAGCCGCGGCTGCGATCGGGCCGTGA
- a CDS encoding DUF2971 domain-containing protein produces MLKDDVLPSPEIAISGDIEPHAHLLSVPSEDQLLYKMMTLENLIRSIEGRYLHFNRVDSYFDFQGADHHDGEQLPGDRQGNAAARFEKSPEFSAAHYYDQSRARTYASCFSTENSAFIWNNYATDGNKGKVCLVFDFGKLRATLNSTLSPNQAALIADGARCHQIFSINYGLVDYVDWNSHRANVPVLPNPICYTFIKAKEFSDEKELRIALSAFGLGRFELNNGNELQFPRSLQMAFSYHAAFANGTIKSIETGQDCDRDFLESELCRLRINPVPAPTTS; encoded by the coding sequence ATGTTGAAGGATGATGTGTTGCCTAGTCCCGAGATCGCCATTTCCGGCGATATCGAGCCGCATGCGCACCTGCTGTCCGTGCCTTCCGAGGATCAGTTGCTCTACAAGATGATGACGCTGGAGAATCTCATCCGATCGATTGAAGGCCGCTATCTTCACTTCAATCGCGTCGACAGCTACTTCGATTTTCAAGGGGCCGACCATCATGATGGCGAGCAATTGCCAGGTGATCGGCAAGGCAACGCGGCAGCCAGGTTTGAGAAATCGCCAGAGTTCTCGGCTGCGCACTACTACGACCAGTCGCGCGCGCGGACCTATGCGTCCTGCTTTTCGACGGAAAACTCCGCCTTTATTTGGAATAACTACGCGACCGACGGTAACAAGGGCAAGGTTTGCCTCGTTTTCGACTTTGGCAAACTTCGGGCGACGCTCAACAGTACCCTCTCGCCCAACCAAGCGGCGCTCATCGCTGATGGCGCACGTTGCCACCAGATTTTCTCGATCAACTATGGGCTGGTTGATTACGTCGATTGGAACAGTCATAGGGCCAATGTTCCCGTTCTGCCCAATCCGATTTGCTACACCTTTATCAAAGCAAAGGAGTTCTCGGACGAGAAGGAGCTGCGCATCGCTCTCTCTGCTTTTGGCTTGGGCAGATTCGAGCTGAACAACGGAAATGAGCTGCAGTTTCCGAGAAGCTTGCAAATGGCTTTCAGCTACCATGCGGCATTCGCCAATGGCACAATCAAGTCGATTGAGACCGGTCAGGATTGTGACCGAGATTTCCTCGAGTCTGAATTGTGTCGACTGAGAATCAATCCAGTCCCAGCACCGACAACGTCCTAG
- a CDS encoding nitrile hydratase subunit beta yields MTGFPSDDVPELARGVHDMGGLPGGPVDRHEHAVSLWEKRVDALLVLLTRKGVFSVDELRNAIERLGAEAYTAMSYYERWTASIAWNLMQRGVITADELGKRMAEIEAEGRQ; encoded by the coding sequence ATGACGGGCTTTCCCAGCGACGACGTCCCGGAGCTTGCGCGCGGGGTCCATGACATGGGCGGGCTGCCCGGCGGCCCGGTCGACCGGCACGAGCATGCGGTCAGCCTGTGGGAAAAACGTGTCGATGCGCTGCTCGTGCTCTTGACGCGCAAGGGCGTCTTCAGCGTCGACGAGCTGCGCAACGCGATCGAGCGGCTGGGTGCCGAGGCCTATACGGCCATGTCCTATTACGAGCGCTGGACCGCCTCGATCGCCTGGAACCTGATGCAGCGCGGCGTCATCACCGCCGACGAGCTGGGCAAGCGGATGGCCGAGATCGAGGCCGAGGGCCGGCAATGA
- a CDS encoding SH3-like domain-containing protein, with amino-acid sequence MTPAARLSVKRFKPGQAVRVRRAFPPGHIRTPIYIRGAAGVIERDCGDCVNAEERAFARSGLPALPLYRVRFRQQEIWPGYDGPDSDSIEIEIYANWLEPA; translated from the coding sequence ATGACGCCAGCGGCGCGCCTCAGCGTGAAACGCTTCAAGCCCGGCCAGGCGGTGCGGGTGCGCCGCGCCTTTCCGCCCGGCCATATCCGCACGCCGATCTATATCCGCGGTGCGGCGGGCGTGATCGAGCGCGATTGCGGCGACTGCGTCAATGCCGAGGAGCGCGCCTTCGCCCGCTCCGGCCTTCCGGCCCTGCCGCTCTATCGCGTGCGCTTCCGCCAGCAGGAGATCTGGCCCGGTTATGACGGCCCCGACAGCGACAGCATCGAGATCGAGATCTACGCCAACTGGCTCGAGCCGGCGTGA
- the nthA gene encoding nitrile hydratase subunit alpha — protein sequence MSHTHDHDHDHHHPAGSAPQRHPFQPDDPPPTGHYQLMAVALRELLIEKGVLGADEIRAQIERMDARGPHLGAKVVAKAWSDPAYKARLLADGPKACAELGIELDGMRLTVVEDKPALHNLIVCTLCSCYPRALLGLPPAWYKSADYRKRAVREPRAVLKEFGTELAATTAVRVHDSTAELRYIVLPLRPAGTEGWSEEKLAGLVTRDTMIGVTLPKAG from the coding sequence ATGAGCCATACTCATGATCACGATCATGACCATCACCACCCCGCCGGATCAGCGCCGCAGCGCCACCCGTTCCAGCCCGACGATCCGCCGCCGACCGGCCACTATCAGCTCATGGCAGTGGCGCTGCGCGAGCTGCTGATCGAGAAGGGCGTGCTCGGCGCCGACGAGATCCGCGCCCAGATCGAGCGCATGGATGCGCGCGGACCGCATCTGGGGGCAAAGGTGGTGGCGAAGGCCTGGAGCGATCCGGCCTACAAGGCGCGGCTGCTGGCGGACGGGCCCAAGGCCTGCGCTGAGCTCGGCATCGAGCTCGACGGCATGCGGCTCACCGTCGTCGAGGACAAGCCCGCGCTCCACAACCTCATCGTCTGCACGCTCTGCTCCTGCTATCCCCGGGCGCTGCTGGGCCTGCCGCCCGCCTGGTACAAGAGCGCCGACTACCGCAAGCGCGCCGTGCGCGAGCCGCGCGCGGTCCTGAAGGAATTCGGCACCGAGCTCGCCGCCACGACCGCGGTTCGCGTCCACGATTCGACCGCCGAGCTGCGCTACATCGTCCTCCCGCTGAGACCCGCCGGCACCGAAGGCTGGAGCGAGGAAAAGCTCGCGGGCCTGGTCACGCGCGACACCATGATCGGCGTGACGCTGCCGAAAGCGGGCTAG
- a CDS encoding acetoacetate--CoA ligase encodes MTSSTSTSDAAQPIWRPSAQRLAAANLTGFRSRAEARWKVALPDYDALWRWSVDHRGRFWLSVWEEAGIVGDGPGRTVLADGDRMPGARFFPEAKLNYAENLLRKRDDGDALVFWGEDRVKRRMSHAELYDLVSRLAAAMRAMGVKPGDRVAGFVPNMPETIAATLATASIGAIWSSCSPDFGAQGVLDRFGQIEPKLLFTADGYLYGGKSFDSLARVAEFLPKLPSVERVVVLPYAGGGALPAKAVTLADFVAPHQAGEIRFERLPFNHPLFIMYSSGTTGVPKCIVHGAGGTLIQHLKEHRLHSDIREGTRMFYFTTCGWMMWNWLVTGLASGATLLLYDGSPFHPTGNILFDFAAAERCEFFGTSAKFIDACNKAGLKPIETHDLKALRTIASTGSPLLPEGFDYVYSHIKKDLCLSSISGGTDIVSCFVLGNPTGPVWRGEIQARGLGMGVEVWNDEGKPVVEEKGELVCTRPFPSMPVGFWNDPDGAKYRKAYFERFPNIWCHGDYAEITRHGGMIIYGRSDAVLNPGGVRIGTAEIYRQVEQLPEVVESIVIGQDWDGDVRVVLFVRLKEGLTLDDALADRIKRQIRANTTPRHVPARILQVTDIPRTKSGKITELAVRDMVHGRAIKNKEALANPEALELYRDRKELRE; translated from the coding sequence ATGACCTCATCGACCTCGACCTCCGATGCCGCCCAGCCGATCTGGCGCCCGAGCGCCCAGCGTCTGGCCGCGGCCAACCTGACCGGCTTCCGCAGCCGGGCGGAGGCGCGGTGGAAGGTGGCGCTGCCCGATTACGACGCGCTCTGGCGCTGGTCGGTCGATCATCGCGGCCGGTTCTGGCTCTCGGTCTGGGAGGAAGCGGGGATCGTCGGCGACGGCCCCGGCCGGACGGTGCTGGCGGATGGCGACCGCATGCCGGGGGCGCGGTTCTTCCCCGAGGCGAAGCTGAACTATGCCGAGAACCTGCTGCGCAAGCGCGACGACGGCGACGCGCTGGTGTTCTGGGGCGAGGACCGCGTCAAGCGGCGCATGAGCCATGCCGAGCTCTACGACCTGGTCTCGCGGCTGGCGGCCGCCATGCGCGCGATGGGCGTCAAGCCGGGCGACCGGGTCGCGGGCTTCGTGCCCAACATGCCCGAGACCATCGCCGCCACGCTCGCCACCGCCTCGATCGGCGCCATCTGGTCCTCCTGCTCGCCCGATTTCGGCGCGCAAGGGGTGCTCGACCGCTTCGGCCAGATCGAGCCCAAGCTCCTCTTCACCGCCGACGGCTATCTCTATGGCGGCAAGAGCTTCGATTCGCTGGCGCGCGTCGCCGAGTTCCTGCCGAAGCTGCCCTCGGTCGAGCGTGTGGTGGTGCTGCCCTATGCGGGCGGCGGCGCCCTGCCGGCCAAGGCGGTGACGCTCGCGGACTTCGTGGCCCCCCACCAGGCGGGGGAGATCCGCTTCGAGCGCCTGCCCTTCAACCATCCGCTCTTCATCATGTATTCCTCGGGCACCACGGGCGTGCCCAAATGCATCGTCCATGGCGCCGGCGGCACGCTGATCCAGCATCTCAAGGAGCACCGCCTCCACAGCGACATCCGCGAGGGCACGCGGATGTTCTATTTCACGACCTGCGGCTGGATGATGTGGAACTGGCTGGTGACGGGGCTGGCCTCGGGCGCCACGCTCCTGCTCTATGACGGCTCGCCCTTCCATCCCACCGGCAACATCCTGTTCGATTTCGCGGCGGCCGAGCGCTGCGAGTTCTTCGGCACCTCGGCCAAGTTCATCGATGCCTGCAACAAGGCGGGGCTCAAGCCGATCGAGACCCATGACCTGAAGGCGCTCAGGACCATCGCCTCGACGGGCTCGCCGCTGCTGCCCGAGGGCTTCGATTACGTCTATTCGCATATCAAGAAGGATCTCTGCCTCTCCTCGATCTCGGGCGGCACCGACATCGTCTCCTGCTTCGTGCTGGGCAACCCGACCGGCCCCGTCTGGCGCGGCGAGATCCAGGCGCGGGGCCTGGGCATGGGAGTCGAGGTCTGGAACGACGAGGGCAAGCCCGTGGTGGAAGAGAAGGGCGAGCTGGTCTGCACCAGGCCCTTCCCCTCGATGCCGGTCGGGTTCTGGAACGATCCCGACGGCGCCAAGTACCGGAAGGCCTATTTCGAACGCTTCCCCAACATCTGGTGCCATGGCGACTATGCCGAGATCACGCGCCATGGCGGCATGATCATCTATGGCCGCTCCGACGCGGTGCTCAATCCGGGCGGCGTGCGCATCGGCACGGCCGAGATCTACCGCCAGGTGGAACAACTCCCCGAGGTGGTGGAGAGCATCGTCATCGGCCAGGACTGGGACGGCGATGTGCGGGTCGTGCTGTTCGTGCGGCTCAAGGAGGGCCTCACGCTCGACGACGCCCTGGCCGACAGGATCAAGCGCCAGATCCGCGCCAACACCACGCCGCGCCATGTGCCGGCGAGGATTCTCCAGGTGACCGACATCCCGCGCACCAAGAGCGGCAAGATCACCGAGCTCGCGGTGCGCGACATGGTCCATGGCCGCGCCATCAAGAACAAGGAAGCGCTGGCCAATCCCGAGGCGCTGGAGCTCTATCGGGACCGGAAGGAGCTGCGGGAGTAG
- a CDS encoding DMT family transporter, with protein MGLLPTPPAFLSQLAEAAGRLPQPVRATLWMILACLLFAILNAFIREASRALHPLQAVFFRNLFGLVFMLPWIHKAGLEALTLPRIRLYLGRTTVGLLSMFAWFWALKLLPFADAIALSFASPLFATMLAALFLGEQVRARRWTAIMVGFAGVLVILRPGADAVSAGALFALASSALGAMGIIFTKQLARSESTSAVVTIMVLIMTPMSLVPALFVWQWPPASLWPLLLTMGFAGSMGHMSFVRALRLADASSLMPYDYARLVFAAAIGWIFFAEVPDGWTWLGSAIIAAAAVYIARREARIDALPAAALASGLPDEPTVPSPRIATKLRAGR; from the coding sequence ATGGGCCTGCTGCCGACCCCTCCCGCCTTCCTGTCCCAGCTTGCCGAGGCGGCGGGCCGGCTGCCGCAGCCGGTTCGCGCCACGCTGTGGATGATCCTGGCCTGCCTGCTGTTCGCGATCCTCAACGCCTTCATCCGCGAGGCCTCCCGCGCGCTGCACCCGCTGCAGGCGGTGTTCTTCCGCAACCTGTTCGGGCTCGTCTTCATGCTGCCCTGGATCCACAAGGCGGGGCTCGAGGCGCTGACCCTGCCGCGCATCAGGCTCTATCTGGGCCGCACCACGGTCGGGCTGCTTTCCATGTTCGCCTGGTTCTGGGCGCTGAAGCTCCTGCCCTTCGCCGACGCCATCGCCCTCAGCTTCGCCTCGCCGCTCTTCGCCACGATGCTGGCGGCCCTCTTCCTCGGCGAGCAGGTGCGGGCGCGGCGCTGGACCGCGATCATGGTGGGCTTCGCCGGCGTGCTGGTGATCCTGAGGCCCGGCGCCGACGCCGTCAGCGCCGGCGCGCTCTTCGCGCTCGCCTCCTCGGCCTTGGGCGCCATGGGCATCATCTTCACCAAGCAGCTCGCCCGCAGCGAATCGACCAGCGCCGTCGTCACCATCATGGTGCTGATCATGACGCCGATGTCGCTGGTCCCGGCGCTCTTCGTCTGGCAGTGGCCGCCGGCCTCGCTCTGGCCGCTGCTGCTGACGATGGGCTTCGCCGGCTCGATGGGCCATATGAGCTTCGTGCGCGCGCTCCGGCTCGCCGACGCCTCCTCGCTCATGCCCTACGACTATGCGCGCCTCGTCTTCGCCGCCGCCATCGGCTGGATCTTCTTCGCCGAGGTGCCGGACGGCTGGACCTGGCTCGGCAGCGCCATCATCGCGGCGGCGGCCGTCTATATCGCGCGGCGCGAGGCCCGGATCGACGCCCTGCCGGCCGCGGCCCTCGCCTCGGGATTGCCCGACGAGCCCACGGTTCCCTCGCCGCGCATCGCCACCAAGCTGCGGGCCGGCCGATGA
- a CDS encoding DMT family transporter: MRVVPQALEQRWMGLSGNVRGALWMIASGLIFTVMAIAIRILGHRLDSFQIAFFRCLIGFIAILPLVGAYGIDVLQTRSLKIHALRGLFGLISMFASYYAIARIPLASYTALSFTRPLFATILAVVVLHEIVRWRRWTATLVGFVGVLVMVRPGAETFNSAALFALMDSLSIAFLITLVKRLPPGETALGMMFYFGVFSTIAALPPALFVWQWPTALEWSLLILIGVLGALSQSFWIRAYRAGEASVVAPIDYLRLLFAGIAGYLAFAETVDLWTVAGAAIIVASTIYIARREARVRRAKAAEAATATGGAAAS, encoded by the coding sequence ATGAGGGTGGTGCCGCAGGCCCTCGAGCAGCGCTGGATGGGGCTTTCGGGCAATGTCCGGGGCGCCCTCTGGATGATCGCCTCGGGCCTGATCTTCACGGTGATGGCGATCGCGATCCGGATCCTGGGCCATCGGCTCGACAGCTTCCAGATCGCCTTCTTCCGCTGCCTGATCGGCTTCATCGCGATCCTGCCGCTGGTCGGCGCCTATGGCATCGACGTGCTGCAGACCCGCTCGCTCAAGATCCATGCGCTGCGCGGGCTCTTCGGCCTGATCTCGATGTTCGCGAGCTATTACGCGATCGCGCGCATCCCGCTCGCCTCCTATACGGCGCTGAGCTTCACGCGGCCCCTGTTCGCGACCATCCTCGCCGTGGTCGTGCTGCACGAGATCGTGCGCTGGCGGCGCTGGACCGCGACGCTGGTGGGCTTCGTGGGCGTGCTGGTGATGGTGCGGCCGGGCGCCGAGACCTTCAACTCCGCGGCCCTCTTCGCGCTCATGGACTCGCTCTCGATCGCCTTCCTGATCACGCTGGTGAAGCGCCTGCCGCCGGGCGAGACGGCCCTCGGCATGATGTTCTATTTCGGCGTGTTCTCGACCATCGCGGCGCTGCCGCCGGCCCTCTTCGTCTGGCAATGGCCGACGGCGCTCGAATGGTCGCTGCTGATCCTGATCGGCGTGCTGGGCGCCCTGTCGCAATCCTTCTGGATCCGGGCTTATCGCGCGGGCGAGGCGTCGGTCGTGGCGCCGATCGACTATCTGCGCCTGCTGTTCGCCGGTATCGCCGGCTATCTCGCCTTCGCCGAGACGGTCGATCTCTGGACCGTGGCGGGGGCCGCCATCATCGTCGCCTCGACGATCTATATCGCGCGGCGCGAAGCCCGGGTCCGGCGCGCCAAGGCGGCAGAAGCTGCGACCGCGACCGGCGGCGCGGCGGCTTCCTAG